The Gordonibacter urolithinfaciens genome contains a region encoding:
- a CDS encoding helix-turn-helix domain-containing protein, producing MVTEFAEIGLRIKGLREACDVTVEDMAAELEVPVETYEEWEATGADVPISAIYHMAHHFGVEFTEILTGTAAKLQTYQVVKNGEGREVDRYPGYHFEDLAWRYTGKIMQPLLVVLDPSDEPAKLVTHTGQEFNLVLEGTVVVTWEDKEFELNAGDSIYFNPEHPHGQRCGSDVPAKFVTIIAE from the coding sequence ATGGTAACCGAATTCGCCGAGATAGGGCTGCGCATCAAGGGCCTGCGCGAGGCGTGCGACGTCACGGTCGAGGACATGGCGGCCGAGTTGGAAGTGCCGGTGGAGACGTATGAGGAATGGGAGGCCACGGGCGCGGACGTGCCCATCTCGGCCATCTACCACATGGCGCACCACTTCGGCGTGGAGTTCACCGAGATCCTCACCGGCACGGCCGCCAAGCTGCAGACCTACCAGGTGGTGAAGAACGGCGAGGGCCGCGAGGTGGACCGCTACCCGGGCTACCACTTCGAGGACCTGGCCTGGCGCTACACCGGCAAGATCATGCAGCCGCTGCTGGTGGTGCTGGACCCCTCCGACGAGCCGGCCAAGCTCGTGACGCACACCGGCCAGGAGTTCAACCTGGTGCTGGAGGGCACCGTCGTGGTGACGTGGGAGGACAAGGAGTTCGAGCTGAACGCCGGCGACAGCATCTACTTCAACCCCGAGCACCCGCACGGCCAGCGCTGCGGGAGCGACGTGCCCGCCAAATTCGTGACCATCATCGCAGAGTAG
- a CDS encoding 2-oxoacid:acceptor oxidoreductase family protein produces the protein MSRSLNIVLAGFGGQGVLFAGKLIAYAGLLEDREVSWLPSYGPEMRGGTANCSVCLSDDPIGSPLVLAPNALIAMNQPSLDKFERSVTEGGVVVADSTLIADIPDVPGVNVCAIPATAMAEEAGFKKLANIIMAGKLFAETRFCAEDTLWKAMEKCVPASKAAMLEMNKKALTLGMEA, from the coding sequence ATGAGCCGCTCCCTGAACATCGTGCTCGCCGGGTTCGGCGGCCAGGGCGTGCTGTTCGCCGGCAAGCTGATCGCCTACGCCGGCCTGCTCGAGGACCGCGAGGTGTCGTGGCTTCCCTCCTACGGCCCCGAGATGCGCGGCGGCACCGCGAACTGCAGCGTGTGCCTGTCCGACGACCCCATCGGAAGCCCGCTCGTGCTCGCGCCGAACGCGCTCATCGCCATGAACCAGCCCTCGCTCGACAAGTTCGAGCGCAGCGTGACCGAGGGCGGCGTCGTGGTGGCCGACTCCACGCTCATCGCGGACATCCCGGACGTGCCGGGCGTGAACGTGTGCGCCATCCCCGCCACCGCCATGGCCGAGGAGGCCGGCTTCAAGAAGCTCGCCAACATCATCATGGCCGGCAAGCTGTTCGCCGAGACGCGCTTCTGCGCCGAGGACACGCTGTGGAAGGCCATGGAGAAGTGCGTGCCGGCCAGCAAGGCCGCCATGCTGGAGATGAACAAGAAGGCCCTCACGCTGGGCATGGAAGCATGA
- a CDS encoding thiamine pyrophosphate-dependent enzyme, whose product MAEKETKVVFERPHALLPVVTNYCPGCTHGIINRLVAECLDELDVEGDAVGVAPVGCSVMAYDFFGCDMIEAAHGRAPAVATAVKRVHPNNVVFAYQGDGDLASIGMAETIHAATRGENITVIFINNAIYGMTGGQMAPTSLPNQVTQTSPYGRDTDAAGFPIRVCELMSSLDGVAYLERVTADSPKNVRKAKKAIKKAFQTQIDGAGYSLVEVVATCPTNWGMTPQDSFDWMRENMLPYYPLGVYKDVRAEGFANAAEAAAARAADCPIANPAPQAEGGAR is encoded by the coding sequence ATGGCCGAGAAAGAGACCAAAGTGGTGTTCGAGCGCCCGCACGCGCTCCTTCCCGTGGTGACGAACTACTGCCCGGGCTGCACGCACGGCATCATCAACCGCCTCGTGGCGGAATGCCTCGACGAGCTGGACGTGGAGGGCGACGCCGTGGGCGTGGCCCCCGTGGGCTGCTCCGTCATGGCCTACGACTTCTTCGGCTGCGACATGATCGAGGCCGCGCACGGGCGCGCCCCGGCGGTGGCCACGGCGGTGAAGCGCGTGCACCCGAACAACGTCGTGTTCGCCTACCAGGGCGACGGCGACCTTGCCTCCATCGGCATGGCCGAGACCATCCACGCGGCCACACGCGGCGAGAACATCACCGTCATCTTCATCAACAACGCCATCTACGGCATGACGGGCGGCCAGATGGCCCCCACCAGCCTGCCGAACCAGGTGACTCAGACCTCGCCCTACGGCCGCGACACCGACGCGGCCGGGTTCCCCATCCGCGTGTGTGAGCTCATGAGCTCGCTCGACGGCGTGGCGTACCTCGAGCGCGTGACGGCGGACAGCCCGAAGAACGTGCGCAAGGCGAAGAAGGCCATCAAGAAGGCGTTCCAGACCCAGATCGACGGCGCGGGCTACTCGCTCGTGGAGGTGGTGGCCACGTGCCCCACGAACTGGGGCATGACGCCGCAGGACTCGTTCGACTGGATGCGCGAGAACATGCTGCCGTACTACCCGCTGGGCGTGTACAAGGACGTGCGCGCCGAGGGCTTCGCGAACGCGGCCGAGGCCGCGGCGGCCCGCGCTGCGGACTGCCCGATCGCGAACCCCGCGCCGCAGGCGGAAGGAGGTGCGCGATGA
- a CDS encoding 3-methyl-2-oxobutanoate dehydrogenase subunit VorB produces MAEKVLMKGNEALAEAAMRAGCRFFFGYPITPQTELAAYMSKRMPKVGGTFLQAESEIAAINMVYGAAAAGARVMTSSSSPGISLKGEGISYMAGADLPGVIINVQRGGPGLGGIQPSQADYWQATRALGHGDFRVVVYAPSTVQEMADYAFTAFDVADKYRTPVMILADGMLGQMMEPVVMPEPRDEQIEKPWATTGHKHARPHNVVNSLYLTADELERLNIERYERYAQIERDEQRAETFLVDDADVVVVAFGASARVARSAVIEARAKGVKAGLIRPITLWPFPVDALEAAVPTAKAFLTVEMNMGQMVDDVRLAVNGRCPVEFFGRTGGVIPTPVEVLAQIEDLNDRMMKGGE; encoded by the coding sequence ATGGCAGAGAAAGTGCTCATGAAGGGCAACGAGGCGCTGGCCGAGGCGGCCATGCGCGCCGGCTGCCGCTTCTTCTTCGGGTATCCCATCACGCCGCAGACGGAGCTCGCGGCCTACATGTCCAAGCGCATGCCCAAGGTGGGCGGGACGTTTTTGCAGGCCGAGAGCGAGATCGCGGCCATCAACATGGTGTACGGCGCGGCCGCTGCGGGTGCGCGCGTCATGACGTCGTCCTCGTCGCCGGGCATCTCGCTCAAGGGCGAGGGCATCTCCTACATGGCCGGCGCGGACCTGCCGGGCGTCATCATCAACGTGCAGCGCGGCGGCCCGGGCCTCGGCGGCATCCAGCCGTCCCAGGCCGACTACTGGCAGGCCACGCGCGCGCTCGGCCACGGCGACTTCCGCGTGGTGGTGTACGCGCCCTCCACGGTGCAGGAGATGGCCGACTACGCGTTCACGGCCTTCGACGTGGCCGACAAGTACCGCACGCCCGTCATGATCCTCGCCGACGGCATGCTCGGCCAGATGATGGAGCCCGTGGTCATGCCCGAGCCGCGCGACGAGCAGATCGAGAAGCCCTGGGCCACCACCGGCCACAAGCATGCGCGGCCGCACAACGTGGTGAACTCGCTCTACCTCACGGCCGACGAGCTGGAGCGCCTGAACATCGAGCGCTACGAGCGCTACGCCCAGATCGAGCGCGACGAGCAGCGCGCCGAGACGTTCCTCGTCGACGACGCCGACGTGGTGGTCGTGGCGTTCGGCGCGAGCGCCCGCGTGGCGCGCAGCGCCGTGATCGAGGCGCGCGCGAAGGGCGTGAAGGCCGGCCTCATCCGCCCCATCACGCTGTGGCCGTTCCCCGTGGACGCGCTCGAGGCAGCCGTGCCCACCGCCAAGGCCTTCCTCACCGTGGAGATGAACATGGGCCAGATGGTGGACGACGTGCGCCTCGCCGTGAACGGGCGGTGCCCTGTGGAGTTCTTCGGCCGCACCGGCGGCGTCATCCCGACGCCCGTGGAGGTGCTGGCCCAGATCGAGGACCTGAACGATCGCATGATGAAGGGAGGGGAGTAA
- a CDS encoding 4Fe-4S binding protein, translating into MARISVDDSFCKGCGLCVDACPVHIIELDDDTITAKGYHPAHCVDMDACTGCASCATMCPDVAITVER; encoded by the coding sequence ATGGCGAGAATCAGCGTAGACGACTCCTTCTGCAAGGGGTGCGGCCTGTGCGTGGACGCATGCCCCGTGCATATCATCGAGCTTGACGACGACACGATCACGGCGAAGGGCTACCACCCGGCGCATTGCGTCGACATGGACGCGTGCACGGGCTGCGCGTCGTGCGCGACGATGTGCCCGGACGTGGCCATCACGGTGGAAAGGTAG
- a CDS encoding AMP-binding protein — MRNINLRFVEETYDEEGLLTDFAVKCPESFNFGYDVVDDIALADPDRRAMVWCNPEGEEHAFTFADMKEWSDKTANYLADAGIGRGDYVMVILRRHYQFWFVATALAKLGAVMVPATFMLKEHDLEYRLNGASIKAIIATSLGDIANVVDNVADACPTLQVRMLVNGAGGGLTPEDADGNLVFPDDGLPLGPALSGPDGVCAAPAERAGWLDFNTGVRAASADFARVETKAADPMLMYFSSGTSGNPKMVLHDSEYAIAHLVTAKHWHNVQPDGLHFTIADTGWGKAVWGKYYGQWLMEACVFTYDFDRFHPSEILSLIGKYGITTLCCPPTMYRMMMAEDVDAYDLSTLAYSTTAGEALNPDLFDFWKEHTGLTIYEGFGQTETPLTIANLTGSTPRPGSMGKPVPLYNVEIQREDGSRCDTGETGEVCIDVREKAAGIMLEYYRDPEKTAAAVHDGWYHTGDTAWCDEDGYFWYVGRNDDVIKSSGYRIGPFEIESVLLEHEAVRECAVTGVPDPVRGKAVKATVVLAEGFAGTSELTKELQTWVKKRTAPYKYPRIVEYVDALPKTVNGKIRRAAIRQEDEKPKTPEGLV; from the coding sequence ATGAGAAACATCAACCTCCGCTTCGTCGAAGAGACCTACGACGAGGAAGGCCTGCTGACCGATTTCGCCGTCAAATGCCCCGAGAGCTTCAACTTCGGCTATGACGTGGTCGACGACATCGCGCTTGCCGACCCCGACCGTCGCGCCATGGTGTGGTGCAACCCCGAGGGCGAGGAGCACGCGTTCACGTTCGCCGACATGAAGGAGTGGTCGGACAAGACCGCGAACTACCTGGCGGACGCCGGCATCGGCCGCGGCGACTACGTCATGGTCATCCTGCGCCGCCACTACCAGTTCTGGTTCGTGGCCACGGCGCTCGCGAAGCTCGGCGCGGTCATGGTGCCGGCCACCTTCATGCTCAAGGAGCACGACCTTGAGTACCGCCTGAACGGCGCGTCCATCAAGGCGATCATCGCCACGTCGCTCGGCGACATCGCGAACGTGGTGGACAACGTGGCCGACGCGTGCCCCACGCTTCAGGTGAGGATGCTCGTGAACGGCGCGGGCGGCGGCCTCACGCCCGAGGACGCGGACGGCAACCTCGTGTTCCCCGACGACGGGCTGCCGCTCGGGCCCGCGCTCTCCGGCCCCGACGGCGTCTGCGCGGCCCCGGCCGAGCGCGCGGGCTGGCTCGACTTCAACACGGGCGTGCGCGCGGCCTCGGCCGACTTCGCGCGCGTGGAGACGAAGGCGGCCGACCCCATGCTCATGTACTTCTCGAGCGGCACGTCGGGCAATCCGAAGATGGTGCTGCACGACTCCGAGTACGCCATCGCGCACCTGGTCACAGCCAAGCATTGGCACAACGTGCAGCCCGACGGCCTGCACTTCACCATCGCCGACACCGGCTGGGGCAAGGCCGTGTGGGGCAAGTACTACGGCCAGTGGCTCATGGAGGCGTGCGTGTTCACGTACGACTTCGACCGCTTCCATCCCTCCGAGATCCTATCGCTCATCGGGAAGTACGGCATCACGACGCTGTGCTGCCCGCCCACGATGTACCGCATGATGATGGCCGAGGACGTGGACGCCTACGACCTGTCCACGCTCGCGTACTCCACGACCGCCGGCGAGGCGCTCAACCCCGACCTGTTCGACTTCTGGAAGGAGCACACGGGCCTCACCATCTACGAGGGCTTCGGCCAGACCGAGACGCCGCTCACCATCGCGAACCTCACGGGATCCACCCCGCGCCCGGGCTCCATGGGCAAGCCGGTGCCGCTGTACAACGTGGAGATCCAGCGCGAGGACGGCAGCCGCTGCGACACGGGCGAGACGGGCGAGGTGTGCATCGACGTGCGCGAGAAGGCCGCCGGCATCATGCTGGAGTACTACCGCGACCCGGAGAAGACGGCCGCGGCCGTGCACGACGGCTGGTACCACACCGGCGACACCGCCTGGTGCGACGAGGACGGCTACTTCTGGTACGTCGGCCGCAACGACGACGTGATCAAGTCGAGCGGCTACCGCATCGGGCCCTTCGAGATCGAGAGCGTGCTGCTCGAGCACGAGGCCGTGCGCGAGTGCGCGGTCACCGGCGTGCCCGACCCGGTGCGCGGCAAGGCCGTGAAGGCCACCGTGGTGCTGGCCGAGGGCTTCGCCGGCACGAGCGAGCTCACGAAGGAGCTCCAGACCTGGGTGAAGAAGCGCACCGCGCCCTACAAGTACCCCCGCATCGTGGAGTACGTGGACGCGCTGCCCAAGACCGTGAACGGCAAGATCCGCCGCGCCGCCATCCGCCAGGAGGACGAGAAGCCCAAGACCCCCGAGGGGCTGGTGTGA
- a CDS encoding helix-turn-helix domain-containing protein codes for MEPNIEEVAGRIRALREDLDITQQEMADATGRTLAEYAAQESGAQDLSFTFLYKCAERLGVDVIELLTGENPHLSGYSLTRAADGLSIKRRAGFEYLHKAPHFKNKLAEPFLVTAPYLEEEQDAPIHLSYHVGQELDFILSGKMRFAYEDHIEELGAGDLLMYDSGRGHGMIATGGEPCTFLAIVMKPHGDAII; via the coding sequence ATGGAGCCGAATATCGAAGAGGTGGCAGGGCGAATTCGGGCGCTGCGCGAAGACCTCGACATCACCCAGCAGGAGATGGCGGACGCCACCGGGCGCACCCTTGCCGAGTACGCCGCCCAGGAATCGGGCGCGCAGGACCTGTCGTTCACGTTCCTCTACAAGTGCGCCGAGCGCCTGGGCGTGGACGTCATCGAGCTGCTCACCGGCGAGAACCCTCACCTGTCGGGCTACTCGCTCACGCGCGCGGCGGACGGGCTGTCCATCAAGCGCCGCGCGGGCTTCGAGTACCTGCACAAGGCCCCCCACTTCAAGAACAAGCTGGCCGAGCCGTTCCTGGTCACTGCGCCCTACCTCGAGGAAGAGCAGGATGCTCCCATCCACCTGTCCTACCACGTGGGCCAGGAGCTCGACTTCATCCTGTCGGGCAAGATGCGCTTCGCCTACGAGGACCATATCGAGGAGCTGGGAGCGGGCGATCTGCTCATGTACGACTCCGGCCGCGGCCACGGCATGATCGCCACCGGCGGCGAGCCGTGCACGTTCCTGGCCATCGTCATGAAGCCCCACGGGGACGCGATTATCTAG
- a CDS encoding transcription antitermination factor NusB: protein MSDEKTAGRPSKASPARLAALAVGGDVRRRDAYAQDVIARRIDGSRMSPEDRAFATRLALGVTSSWGTLDEVLDRALDKPGDVQDDVRDALRIAAYEILFLDKTPHAAVDQGVELVRSVQPRAAGLANAVLRRVVALKRDFPFGDPSRDVAALARLHAFPLWLAKRLIVDLGPQAAVDLMRASNEPAPLFVAVNEAKATAEEVRAALGEAGADVRPVSIDGVEVPGCLQVAEPRALQDGRVRRLFSQGKLLVSDAASQLVAASVLPAHMPASFLEIGSGRGTKTILLQSGALRAYGSQMELVALDNHAFKTDLLRERAVEYGVHVADAVTGDATMLGAVLGRRRFDAVFIDTPCSGLGTLRRHPEIRWRLTEEHLGELAALGLSLLRSAAGQVARGGQLAYATCTVTHTENNAVVKRFLESPEGADFELAPIAGKACVATRLAPGTPDAHFAVRFARKR, encoded by the coding sequence ATGAGTGACGAGAAGACCGCGGGCCGTCCGTCGAAGGCGAGCCCGGCGCGCCTCGCGGCCCTCGCCGTCGGCGGCGACGTGCGCCGCCGCGACGCCTACGCGCAGGACGTCATCGCCCGGCGCATCGACGGCTCGCGTATGAGCCCGGAGGACCGCGCGTTCGCCACGCGCCTCGCGCTGGGGGTGACGAGCAGCTGGGGCACGCTCGACGAGGTGCTGGACCGCGCGCTCGACAAGCCCGGCGACGTGCAGGACGACGTGCGCGACGCGCTGCGCATTGCCGCCTACGAGATACTGTTCCTGGACAAGACGCCGCATGCGGCCGTCGACCAGGGCGTGGAGCTCGTGCGCTCCGTGCAGCCCCGCGCCGCCGGCCTTGCCAACGCCGTGCTGCGCCGCGTGGTTGCCTTGAAACGCGACTTCCCCTTCGGCGACCCCTCCCGCGACGTGGCGGCGCTCGCGCGCCTGCATGCGTTCCCCCTATGGCTGGCCAAGCGCCTCATAGTCGACTTGGGCCCCCAGGCGGCCGTGGACCTCATGCGCGCCTCGAACGAGCCCGCGCCGCTGTTCGTGGCCGTGAACGAGGCGAAGGCGACGGCGGAGGAGGTGCGCGCGGCCCTGGGCGAGGCGGGCGCGGACGTGCGCCCGGTGTCCATCGACGGCGTGGAGGTGCCGGGCTGCCTGCAGGTTGCCGAGCCGCGCGCGCTGCAGGACGGGCGCGTGCGCCGGCTGTTCTCGCAGGGCAAGCTGCTCGTGTCGGACGCGGCCTCGCAGCTCGTGGCCGCGAGCGTGCTGCCCGCGCACATGCCCGCGTCGTTTCTGGAGATAGGGTCCGGGCGCGGCACGAAGACCATCCTCTTGCAGAGCGGCGCCCTGCGCGCCTACGGCAGCCAGATGGAGCTCGTGGCGCTGGACAACCACGCGTTCAAGACCGACCTCTTGCGCGAGCGGGCCGTGGAGTACGGCGTGCACGTGGCCGACGCGGTCACGGGCGACGCCACCATGCTCGGCGCCGTGCTGGGACGTCGCCGCTTCGACGCCGTGTTCATCGACACCCCCTGCTCGGGCCTGGGCACGCTGCGGCGGCATCCCGAGATACGCTGGCGCCTGACCGAGGAGCATCTGGGCGAGCTGGCCGCGCTCGGCCTGTCGCTCCTGCGTTCGGCGGCCGGCCAGGTGGCGCGCGGCGGCCAGCTGGCCTACGCCACCTGTACCGTGACCCATACGGAGAACAACGCCGTGGTTAAGCGCTTCCTGGAGAGCCCCGAGGGTGCCGATTTCGAGCTGGCCCCCATCGCTGGCAAGGCGTGCGTGGCCACGCGCCTCGCGCCCGGAACCCCCGACGCGCACTTCGCCGTGCGCTTCGCGCGCAAGCGATAG
- the fmt gene encoding methionyl-tRNA formyltransferase yields the protein MRVVFMGTPEFAATILEDLSQQHEVAAVYTRPDAVRGRGRKLEPSPVKRTAERLGLPVLEPRTLRDEAVQAELASFEPDVICVAAYGAILPKAVLDLPPFGCLNVHASLLPRWRGAAPVERAILAGDAVAGVCIMRMEEGLDTGAYCVCRTARIDGKTAPELTDELANLGSHALLTALVHVQSGAAEWTEQDESQVTYASKVGKRELDLDPRDTAEAAVRKVRASSGAHPARAVVAARPVTVLALRSVEDARGCELAGGLAAGEVRFAGKRLFLGFADGAAEVASVKPDGRQAMDAKAFAAGVQGIKQETLSWEAAHE from the coding sequence ATGCGCGTCGTGTTCATGGGCACGCCGGAGTTCGCGGCCACCATACTGGAGGACCTGTCCCAGCAGCACGAGGTGGCGGCCGTGTACACCCGCCCCGACGCCGTGCGCGGGCGCGGCAGGAAGCTGGAACCGTCGCCGGTGAAGCGCACCGCCGAGCGCCTGGGGCTGCCCGTGCTCGAACCGCGCACGCTGCGCGACGAGGCCGTGCAGGCCGAGCTGGCCTCGTTCGAGCCCGACGTCATCTGCGTGGCTGCCTACGGCGCCATCCTGCCGAAGGCGGTGCTGGACCTGCCGCCCTTCGGCTGCCTGAACGTGCATGCGTCCCTCCTTCCTCGTTGGCGCGGCGCGGCGCCGGTGGAGCGCGCGATACTCGCGGGCGATGCCGTGGCGGGCGTGTGCATCATGCGCATGGAGGAGGGCCTGGACACGGGCGCCTACTGCGTGTGCCGCACGGCGCGCATCGACGGCAAGACGGCCCCCGAGCTCACCGACGAGCTGGCGAACCTGGGCTCGCACGCCCTGCTCACGGCCCTCGTCCACGTGCAGAGCGGCGCGGCCGAGTGGACCGAGCAGGACGAGTCGCAGGTCACTTACGCCTCGAAGGTGGGGAAGCGCGAGCTGGACCTGGACCCTCGGGATACGGCCGAGGCGGCTGTCCGCAAGGTGCGCGCCTCGAGCGGCGCCCACCCCGCGCGCGCCGTCGTAGCCGCCCGCCCGGTGACGGTGCTCGCGCTGCGTTCCGTGGAAGACGCCCGCGGGTGCGAGCTGGCAGGGGGGCTGGCGGCGGGGGAGGTGCGCTTCGCCGGAAAGCGGCTGTTCCTGGGCTTCGCCGACGGTGCGGCCGAGGTGGCTTCCGTCAAGCCCGACGGCCGCCAGGCCATGGACGCCAAGGCGTTCGCCGCCGGCGTGCAGGGCATCAAGCAGGAGACGCTTTCATGGGAGGCTGCGCATGAGTGA
- the def gene encoding peptide deformylase, translating to MITIVQSPNPLLNTVCEPCDLGDKGLRKLAKQMAKAMYKNDGCGLAAPQLGVTKRLVVVDCDQAESGEQDPIVLVNPVLVDTQGDPVVEGEGCLSCPGISVPIARPPWARVRYFDLDGEEWEIEGDGLLGRCLQHELDHLDGVTMFERCDPIARIQALRDYELARAAGAKPGETSLDTRVR from the coding sequence GTGATAACCATCGTGCAATCACCGAACCCGTTGCTGAACACGGTCTGCGAGCCGTGCGATTTGGGCGACAAGGGCCTGCGCAAGCTGGCCAAGCAGATGGCCAAGGCCATGTACAAGAACGACGGCTGCGGCCTGGCCGCGCCGCAGCTGGGCGTGACGAAGCGCCTCGTGGTGGTGGACTGCGACCAGGCCGAGTCCGGCGAGCAGGACCCCATCGTGCTGGTGAACCCCGTGCTCGTGGACACCCAGGGCGACCCGGTGGTGGAGGGCGAGGGCTGCCTGTCATGCCCCGGCATCTCCGTGCCCATCGCGCGGCCGCCGTGGGCGCGCGTGCGCTACTTCGACCTGGACGGCGAGGAGTGGGAGATCGAGGGCGACGGGCTTTTGGGCCGTTGCCTGCAGCACGAGCTGGACCACCTGGACGGCGTCACCATGTTCGAGCGCTGCGATCCCATCGCGCGCATCCAGGCGCTGCGCGACTACGAGCTGGCGCGCGCCGCGGGCGCGAAGCCGGGCGAGACGTCGCTCGATACGCGGGTGCGCTGA
- a CDS encoding SPFH domain-containing protein has protein sequence MFPLNPLTIAIVVVVVLVVLFSVTCIKIVPQAQAAIVERLGSYLTTWNNGLHVKIPFIDRVRAGITLKEQVADFPPQPVITKDNVTMSIDSVVFFKIMDPKLYAYGVENPLVAIENLAATTLRNIIGDLELDTTLVSRDTINAKMRSILDEATDAWGIKVNRVEVKNITPPAAIQQAMEKQMKAEREKREAILLAEGEKQSAITVAEGNKQAQILAAEAEKQAVILAAEAEREKQIREAEGEAAAILNVQQATADGIRMVREAGADNAVLTLQAFEALKTVADGQATKIIIPSDIQGVAGLAASLKEIVVDK, from the coding sequence ATGTTCCCCTTGAACCCCCTCACCATCGCCATCGTCGTGGTCGTCGTGCTCGTGGTGCTGTTCTCCGTCACGTGCATCAAGATCGTGCCGCAGGCGCAGGCCGCCATCGTGGAGCGCCTGGGCTCGTACCTCACCACCTGGAACAACGGCCTGCATGTGAAGATCCCCTTCATCGACCGCGTGCGCGCGGGCATCACGCTCAAAGAGCAGGTGGCCGACTTCCCGCCCCAGCCCGTCATCACGAAGGACAACGTGACCATGTCCATCGACTCGGTGGTGTTCTTCAAGATCATGGACCCGAAGCTCTACGCCTACGGCGTGGAGAACCCACTCGTGGCCATCGAGAACCTGGCCGCCACCACGCTCCGCAACATCATCGGCGACTTGGAGCTGGACACCACGCTCGTGTCACGCGACACCATCAACGCCAAGATGCGCTCCATCCTGGACGAGGCCACCGACGCGTGGGGCATCAAGGTGAACCGCGTGGAGGTGAAGAACATCACGCCGCCGGCCGCCATCCAGCAGGCCATGGAGAAGCAGATGAAGGCCGAGCGCGAGAAGCGCGAGGCCATCCTCTTGGCCGAGGGCGAGAAGCAGTCCGCCATCACCGTGGCCGAGGGCAACAAGCAGGCGCAGATCCTGGCCGCCGAGGCCGAGAAGCAGGCCGTGATCCTGGCCGCCGAGGCCGAGCGCGAGAAGCAGATACGCGAGGCCGAGGGCGAGGCCGCCGCCATCCTGAACGTGCAGCAGGCCACCGCCGACGGCATCCGCATGGTGCGCGAGGCCGGCGCCGACAACGCCGTGCTCACCCTGCAGGCCTTCGAGGCCCTGAAGACCGTCGCCGACGGCCAGGCCACGAAGATCATCATTCCCTCCGACATCCAGGGCGTGGCCGGCCTCGCCGCCAGCCTGAAGGAGATCGTGGTGGACAAGTAG
- a CDS encoding NfeD family protein, giving the protein MSPFVWLGVAAVMGVVEIVSLSLITMWFVVGALVAFAASLLGADLVVQLVVFLVVSVACLVGLRPVFVKYRDRGKQEEPTHVGQTAVVVEDVDNDGMTGRVETDNRMTWAARSADGLPIPAGEVVRIVSQESVKLIVERKR; this is encoded by the coding sequence ATGAGTCCCTTCGTCTGGCTGGGCGTCGCCGCCGTCATGGGCGTCGTCGAGATCGTCTCGCTCAGCCTCATCACCATGTGGTTCGTCGTGGGCGCGCTCGTCGCGTTCGCCGCGAGCCTGCTCGGCGCCGACCTCGTCGTGCAGCTGGTCGTGTTCCTCGTCGTCTCCGTGGCCTGCCTCGTGGGCCTGCGCCCCGTGTTCGTGAAGTACCGCGACCGCGGCAAGCAGGAGGAGCCCACCCATGTCGGCCAGACGGCCGTCGTGGTGGAGGACGTCGACAACGACGGCATGACCGGCCGCGTGGAGACGGACAACCGCATGACCTGGGCCGCGCGCTCCGCGGACGGCCTCCCCATCCCCGCGGGCGAGGTCGTGCGCATCGTGAGCCAGGAAAGCGTCAAGCTCATCGTCGAAAGGAAACGCTGA